The window GCCACCCGGGTGCTGGCCGACGAGGTGGGCGACGCGCTCGTGGTGCAGACCGACCTGTGCCTCGACGAGTTCACCGATCACGGCCACTGCGGCGTCCTGGACGAACGCGGGCACGTCGACAACGACGCCACCCTCCTCCGCTACCGCGACATGGCCGTCGCCCAGGCCGAGGCCGGCTCGCAGCTGCTCGGGCTGAGCGGGATGATGGACGGCCAGGTCGCCGCCGTGCGCGAGGCCCTGGACGACGCCGGGCACACCGACGTGGTGATCCTCGCCTACGCGGCCAAGTACGCGTCCGGTTTCTACGGGCCGTTCCGCGAGGCCGTCGACTCCCAGCTCTCCGGCGACCGCCGCGCGTACCAGCAGGACCCGGCGAACCGACGCGAGGCCCTGCGCGAGGCGCGGCTCGACCTCGAGGAGGGCGCGGACATCCTCATGGTGAAGCCGGCGCTGAGCTACCTCGACGTGCTGAGCGATGTCGCCGCCATCAGCGATGTCCCGGTGTGGGCGTACCAGGTGTCCGGCGAGTACGCGATGGTGGAGGCCGCGGCGGCCAACGGCTGGATCGACCGCGACCGCATCATCCACGAGACCCTGATCGGCGCCAAGCGTGCGGGCGCCGACGCGATCATGACCTACTGGGCGACCGAAGTGGCGGGATGGCTGCGATGACCGATGTGAACCTCCAGCAGTTCGAGCGGGCGCAGCGCGTCATCCCGGGCGGCGTGAACTCGCCGGTCCGCGCCTACGGATCCGTCGGCGGGACGCCGCGGTTCCTGGTGTCGGCGCGCGGCCCGTACGTCACCGACGCGGAGGGGCGCGAGTACGTCGACCTCGTCGCGTCGTGGGGTCCGGCCATCCTCGGCCACGCGCATCCCGCGGTCGTGGAGGCGGTGCAGCAGGCGGCGGCGCGCGGACTCTCGTTCGGCGCATCCACGCCGGCCGAGACAGAGCTGGCGGAGGCCGTCATCGGGCGCGTCCCGTTCGTCGAGAAGCTGCGGCTGGTGTCGACCGGCACCGAGGCGACGATGAGCGCGATCCGTCTGGCGCGCGGGTTCACGGGACGCCCGCTGCTGATCAAGTTCGCCGGCCACTACCACGGGCACTCGGACAGCCTGCTCGCCGAGGCCGGCTCGGGCCTCGCGACGCTCGCCCTCCCCGGCTCGGCCGGCGTGACGGAGGCGACGGCCGCGCAGACCATCGTGCTGCCCTACAACGACCTGGATGCGGTCCGCGCGGTCTTCGAGGCGCAGGGCCCCGACATCGCCGCCGTGATCACCGAGGCCGCGGCCGCCAACATGGGCGTGGTAGCTCCGGAGGACGGCTTCAATGCGGCCCTCGCCGACCTCGCCCACGAGTTCGGCGCCCTCCTCATCCTCGACGAGGTGCTCACCGGCTTCCGGGTCGGCCCGGCCGGCTACTGGGGTCTCGACCGCGGCTACACCCCGGACCTCGTCACGTTCGGCAAGGTCATCGGCGGCGGGATGCCGCTGGCGGCTCTCGGCGGACGCGCGGAGCTCATGGACTTCCTCGCGCCGGCCGGCCCGGTCTACCAGGCGGGCACGCTGTCCGGGAACCCGGTCGCGGTCGCCGCGGGTCTCGCCACGCTCGCCAACGCCGACGCGGCGGTCTACGCGCGGCTCGACGAGGTGGCCGCGACGCTGTCCAGCGGCGTCTCGGACGCGCTCGGCGCCGCCGGCGTCGCCCACCGCGTGCAGCGGGCGGGCAACCTGTTCAGCTTCGTCTTCGGCGACTACCCGCACGCGCCGCGCACCTACGCGGAGGTCCAGCGGCAGGAGGCGTACCGCTACCGGGCGTTCTTCCACGCGATGCTCGACCAGGGCGTCTCGCTCCCGCCGAGCGTCTTCGAGGCCTGGTTCGTCACGGCCGCACACGACGACGCGGCCGTCGCCCGCATCCTGGACGCCGCCCCCGCCGCCGCCCGCGCGGCGGCCGCCGCCACGCTCTAACCCGGGTCCCCCCTTCGCCGAGGTGCACCTTGTTGCGCACTCCCACGGCGTGTCGACCGCAACAACGTGCACCTCGACGAAAGAGGAATCGGGGGAGGGGTTACGCGTCGGGGGCGGCGGGCTCGCGCGAGAGCGACTCCACGTAGGTGTACGTGGCGGAGGCGGGCCAGCCGTCCGCGTCGAGCAGCGCGTAGACGTCGAAGTTGAGCGTCCCGCCTCCGCCTGCGGCGCGCCGCAGCGTGCGCGGCGGGGCGTCCGACGACGACCGCACGGTCACCGTCTGCGGCTCCGCGCCGGAACGCAGGAGGCGGGCGCGGAAGGTGGTGGTCCGGGTCATCCCACCACTTTCCCACGCCCGCCCCAGGTGCGGGACCGCGGCCGCCCGGGCAGCGGCCCGGCCG is drawn from Leifsonia shinshuensis and contains these coding sequences:
- the hemL gene encoding glutamate-1-semialdehyde 2,1-aminomutase — its product is MAAMTDVNLQQFERAQRVIPGGVNSPVRAYGSVGGTPRFLVSARGPYVTDAEGREYVDLVASWGPAILGHAHPAVVEAVQQAAARGLSFGASTPAETELAEAVIGRVPFVEKLRLVSTGTEATMSAIRLARGFTGRPLLIKFAGHYHGHSDSLLAEAGSGLATLALPGSAGVTEATAAQTIVLPYNDLDAVRAVFEAQGPDIAAVITEAAAANMGVVAPEDGFNAALADLAHEFGALLILDEVLTGFRVGPAGYWGLDRGYTPDLVTFGKVIGGGMPLAALGGRAELMDFLAPAGPVYQAGTLSGNPVAVAAGLATLANADAAVYARLDEVAATLSSGVSDALGAAGVAHRVQRAGNLFSFVFGDYPHAPRTYAEVQRQEAYRYRAFFHAMLDQGVSLPPSVFEAWFVTAAHDDAAVARILDAAPAAARAAAAATL
- the hemB gene encoding porphobilinogen synthase; its protein translation is MRRLTAETRLHPAELILPLFVRESATEPVPIGSMPGVSQHSLDSLKRVANEAAEAGVGGLMLFGVPETRDAVGSAATDPDGILNVATRVLADEVGDALVVQTDLCLDEFTDHGHCGVLDERGHVDNDATLLRYRDMAVAQAEAGSQLLGLSGMMDGQVAAVREALDDAGHTDVVILAYAAKYASGFYGPFREAVDSQLSGDRRAYQQDPANRREALREARLDLEEGADILMVKPALSYLDVLSDVAAISDVPVWAYQVSGEYAMVEAAAANGWIDRDRIIHETLIGAKRAGADAIMTYWATEVAGWLR